GGCGGAGCTGCCCCAGCCGCCCAGCTACACCGAGGTGAGCCCCGAGCCCGGCGTGCGGGGGGGACGCCCGGGGTGGGCAGCTCCCGGGAGCGGCGgccacccttcctcctcctcctcctcctccttgcagcTGGTCGCCCCGGACGTCTAGCCATGTGCCGCCCTCGAGGACGTCCCCAGCGCGGAGCCCGAGAGCAGCGCCGGGTCACCTCCTCGCGCCGCATCCCGCCTCCCACCCGCCGCCCCCCAACCGGCCGCCGAGGCCGAAGGCCATGGGCATCCTCGTCCCGACGCGCGGCCGGCCTGGCCCTCCtgcggacaccccccccccctcctcctcctccccggggcGGCTTTCCACTCGTCTTCCTCCCCTGCTCCCGCGCCCCGCGTCGTCCCCAGGAGGGGCTTCTTTTCGCCCACCGGCTGCTTTTGAGAAGGGTCTTTGTGagcgtgtgggggggggggagggtgttttgGGGCCTCCCGGGGTGTTTTAACCACCCGGCTGGCTATTGGGGGTTCGCTGATGTGACGTGACCTGCCGGAGGTCCGGCAGCAACGCAGCGGGTAGCGCGGAAACCCCCCGTCGGATGCGTGCCGGGGGCCGTGTAGATAGCCTGCGTCCGACTCCGTCTTCCTACCTCGGGTTGCACCCCGTTGGCTTTATTTTATCTTTGAAATAAATGCTCTGGTCGGACCTCGGCATCCTCATTTACGGGGTCTTTCTCGCAGCGGCAGCTGCAAAATCCACCTCACAAGCGACGGAGCCGGGAAGgctaaaaggaggagggaagttcAAGGGTGTCTCCGAGAGCGGCCGGCTATATACAGCGCTCCCGGAGCGGCTGCTCCGCTCGCGGCGATGACGGCAGGGTTCCTTCGGTTTCGCAGTGCCGTGTCGCCGTCGCCTCGCGCCGGACGAGGAGCTGCCTCGGGGCCGGGCTCGGTGATGCCCCGAACCTAAAAGAGCGCCAGCAATCCCTAGAAATTCACCGATCCGGCGGGTTTTTGAGGCGGCTCTCGGCCCGTTTTGAGCGAGCGCCGAGGTTTGCCGGCTCCGCACGAGCTCGCCGCTGCCTCGGGTCCGTTCGGGGCACGCGGGCGCCTTCCCGCCGTCGCGCCCGGGGTGCTCGAGGCTGACGGCGGGGCCGAGCCCCCCGCGCGCGTCTGCACGGTGCAGAAGGCGTTTGGGGTGGAGTTACACGTTTTCTCTCTCATTTCGAGCAgccgcgcacacacacacagagctcagCCGAAACCTCATGGATTATTCACTCGCTGTCAGTTATTTCTGTTCCCAGCTCTGAAAAAATAATGAGCCGGGTTCAGCGCGAGAAGCCCCAGAGGCGCGGGGAATATGGACAAACAGGCTGTCTCGGCTCTGATTTACGGCCCGTCACGGCTCCCAATCCTCACCGGTGCCTCCGGAGCCTCCTGCCGCTCCGGGGTGGCCAGCGAGGAGGTCGCTGCAGCGGGTTTGGAGCCCGGGAGCCGGCAGCGCCGGGGTCAGATGGGTCTGTCCGTAAAGCTGCTTCTAACGCCGATCGATAGCGTGGGATTTGCAGGCTTTCAGTGAAATTGCAGCCAGGTCAGAGCAGCCTCCCCAGGCAGCCCAGAGAGCGTCCAGGCTCCGGCTCCTCCCCGGCGGGCCGGCGCTCGGGATAAGGAGCCAGGCAGGGGCCGGAGCATCTCTCCAGCCGCCCCTGCATCCGCCTCTGGCCTGGGCTTTCACCCACAGCTTTGGGCTCCGCGTCCGTTGCTGTGAAATCGAACGTTAAAGCCGTCGTAACCAAAAGCCCGCATGGTAATGCGGAGGACTTTCTACCCGGAGCGTGTTTCAAGGTTTTCCACCGCTTTGCTGTGTTTAGGTGCAACTCGCTCCCTTACAGGCAGAAACACGCGTTTCGAGGCTCTGTGCAGCTGCGTCCATTCCCTGCAGGCGCACAGCTCTGCTTTGCAGCCCAGAAGCccgctggggaggaagggccaccTCCCGGCAGCGAGCTGCCCGCAGCACGGCCCAGCGGGGGCCGGGGACAGCGCGCGGCACCAGTCGGGACCCGGCTGGGCGAcgaggggtggtggtgggggcacGCTTGGCCGGAGCGCGGTGCTGGCGAGCCGGCAGGGTGGTGGCACCGCCAGGGCCATAAAAAGGGTGGCGACGCGGGCAGGGGACGGGGACCGTTGCCGGGGCAAAGGCCGGCTGCCGACGTCTGCCTGCATCAGCGCGCCCCGTGCCGGGGCGCTGGGAGCCAGGGCGAGGAGAGCGGCGGCGCGGTGAGTGCCTCGCgccagggtggggggggaggaacgGGGAGATGCCTTCGCCGTGGGCACGGTGGACGGCGAGGCGATAGCGAGGAAGGCGGAGGGATGGGGGATTTGTGCCTTCCCCGCTCCGGGCGCAGGGGAAACctggggcggcgcgcggggctcgGGGCTCGCTCCCGGAAGAGCTCTGCTCAGCGGAGCAGCCGTCCCGAGCAGCCCCGAGCCCTGGTGCCACCGCCGGGACTCCCCTTGCCTCTGGCAGCATCTCCGTGGGCTGGGAGAGCTGGAGGGACGGCCAGCGCGCCGGTCCCTGCGCCCCCCGCCCTGCGAAACCCTTTGCTGCTATCGGCTCGTCTCGGAGCAGCCCGCAGGTCTGTGCCGCCTCGAAGCGCTTATTTACGGCATCCACAACAGCCGCTGCAGCTGCAAACTGGCCTCGAAGGCAGGACCAGCGCCTCTCCCTCCGTGTCGGCTGGGTTTGCTCGGAAAGGTCTGGCTTTCCCCTCCTCGGGCTGGGGGCTGAAAGCTCCTCCGGGAGCTGTCGATGTTCCCCAGGGAGCAGATCCCTGTGCCGGCTCCCGCAAGCAGACCTACGATCGACCTCCCGTATGTATCTGCTCAGCCCGTCGAACGCGTGCCGCGGCCCTCGGAGATGCCTGAGGGCCAAAGGGCTTCTCGGCCGGTCCTGGCAGCCCCCAGCGGGTCCCCTCTTAGAGGGCAAGAAAAGCAAAGGCCGCAGCTGGCAGCTGAGCAGGCTCGTGCTCCTCGGGTTGGGAAAGACagctgggaaggagaaggagggcgAGGAGAGCACGCGATGCAGCCGAAGATGAAAAGGAAATGCTGGTTCCCCGGCTTTATTTGATACGTGGGGAACATCAAGTGAAGCGAGCTGGCTGGGAAGGGGCCGCAGGAGGGGTTTCTGCACCCTGCAGTCAGTgaaatggggggacacagggctGAAAAGGTTCGGAGACCAGCCAAGCAATTTGGCGTGGAAggggctgggtgggggggggggataaaaccCACCGTGGGCTACCGAGAGCTGGTTCGAAGCTGCAGCGCGTCCCCCGTTcgccccgctgccggcgccgggcgaGGGGGACGGTGCCGAGCAGCCGTCCGCGCGTCCTCTTCCTTGCAGCGCCCGGGAtgccgcggcagggccggggacCGTGCCCAGAGAGCCCTTGGCCGCCTTGCCTCCCTACGCCGCCGGCCAGCCCGCGCCGGTGGGGCAGGGGGCCGtgccgaggggcggccgctgcAGTCCGGCGCCCAGAGCGTCCCCGAAAGCGGAGCTCGGCGTGCTGGGGGTAAGGGAGAGCGCCTGCCAGCCCTCGCCCCTGTGCCGCAGGGCTTGCGGCCACCCCCCGGGCTTCCCCGCGTCCCTTCTCCTCCCTAGGGCCTCCAGGTCCTCCTCGGCTTGCTGCACCTCGGCTCCGGCGGCATCCTCGTCTCCTTCGTCAGTAAGCCGGTGGAGATGCTGACCATGGAGTCCTGGTACCTCTTCTGGGGCGGAATCTTGGTGAGGAGCCCGTCGGCCAGGGCTGGAGCGGGCAGAAGGGTATGGTGCCCCGGGTGGGAAGGGTGACAGGGCACGCGGCAAGCTCCGGGCGTCCCAGGACACCCGCAGTGACCCTGGCCACGCTCGGCTTCCCTGGGGCCGTGCCCCGCAGAGGGGGCAAAGCCCCCAGCCACCCCTGACCCCGCAGGGGACCGGTACGTCCCCACGGTTTCAGGGCAGTGCCCGCTCCGTCATGCCCACATCCTCCTCTCCAAACAGTTCATCTCCTCCGGCTCCTGCTCCGTGGCGGCAGAGAAGAACAAGGGCGTCTGCGTGGTAAGCGGAgacgttggggggggggggagctctgCGGCTGAGGAAACCCTGCCGAGGAAAAGAGCCAAGGGCGACTCGGGAggggggggctggagggagcCTGCCCCGAAGAGGGTGCCCACCTGCCTCCGTGCCGCTCAGGCGAAGGGCTGCGCGGCCCTCAACGTCGCCAGTGTCCTCGCCGCGGTGGCGGGCGTCGTCCTCCTGCTCTGGGACCTCAGCCTCTGCGACAAGCTCCGCTACGGGCCCgcgctgcagcaggagctggtgaGCGCTCCGGGCTCGGCtcgtggggcccaggcgtcccggtggccgggcgggggaggcggagcggggcggggggtgcCTGTTCCCAAGGGCAGGTCGGGATGTGCGCAGGggacacgctgctgctgctgctgctggagagacgaCCTCTTCCTGCAGGTGCAGCGGCTCATCGCTGCCTCTCGAGGATATTAGTATGCTTTCAGCGTTACCCCACGCTTTCTGAGATACGCAAAGTTTATGCAAGGGGGGAAAGGTGCTATTTGCTCCCTCCCCTCCGTGGCTGGGGCTGTAGCATCTCGGTAAAGCCCTGGAGCGAGGCGAGGCGATGCTCGCTGCTTGGTCTTAGCCGGCCTCTCTCCTTGACAGCGCTTGGCTAGGGGGCTCTTGGGCATCCTGCTGATGTTCACGCTGCTGGAGACCTGCATCACCCTCATCTGCACCTACTTTGGGTGGCAAACCCAGCTGGTTACCTCCGCGCAGGTGAGCCCCCGCGGCGGCCAGTCAaggagggggaggcgggaggaCTCCTGCCACCGGCAGCGCCGGAGGGAGAAGGGGCTCCGGGGAGGGCGATGTgggccccccccaaacccctgcggAGGCACCACGTGGGACAGCACAGCATCGACAGCCGCCCGAGGAGCAGGTCCAACCTAGCAGGACCTGGCGCTGTGGGCTGGCCAGCGAGGGCAAGGAGTGACGGGCTTCCTTGCTCCGCAGGCTGCAGATTTCACCCCCAACTTCGTACCTCCGCCCGTGGCGGTGCTGCCGCCTCCGCCGGCTTACGACGAGATATGTGTGAACACAAACAGACAGGCCACgtaggggaggggggggatttgGAGACGGCACGGCCCTGAGCcggtcccctgctcccccccctccccgactcTTCGGCTCCCCTCTCCTTCGTGAGACCTGTCTCTCCCTCCCAGCTCCACCGAGCACGCTGGCCGCACGGTGGCTTTCCGAGCGTCGGATGCGGAGCCCGGACGGAGCCCGGCTGGCTGCATCCCCAGCCCTGTCTGCAGGGCTGGCACCACGGCCCCCGCATCATCGCCTCCCGCCAGGGATGGCATCCTCAATAAAACCCTGAGAGCCGGACACGCGAGCGCCCTGCGTTGCGGCGAACGGGCAGGGTTCGAGGTTGGGGAGATGCTTAAGGAGAGCCAAATCGCTGAATGGTCTAGGTTGGCCGggacgctggggggggggggggtcctggtcCGACCCTTGGCCCCCAGCGGGTTAGAGCAGGTTGTTCAGCGTCCGGTtgtgtttttgaatatctccgaggatggagatccCACGCCTCTCTCGCCTCTGTCCTGGCGTCCTTAGAGCTGTCTGCCTGAACGTGCTCCTCCTCCTGTGGAGAACTCCTGTCAAACCAATCAATCAGGCATAATTGCAGAAAATGAGAGGTTTTCTTGGAAAATGTAATGGGATGTCCCTTAAAAGGGAATCCTTTCTCTTTGGGCCTTGTTCAGGCCTCGGATGATACAGCGGGGTGCGGTGGGGTGCTGGGTTTTCCGGGACAACCGAAAATGCAATGGGAAAACCAGGTCTTTCCTGCAAAAGCTATTCGGTTTGCAACCCCCTGCCCTGCAATGAGCCTTGCCAGGGGGGTttcagggctgtcctctgcccgtGCTGGCAGGCCTGGGCTGGCCCCGGAGCcggtgccccgctcccgggcTGCCAGAGAGAGCAGGGTGCTGGCGGCAGGTCCTCGCCGGGCGCCACCGCGGCGGCGGCTGAAAGCGCCGGCGGGAGAGCAGGACTTTGGCAGGTCTCTCGGGGCGACGGCGCGGAGAACGGCGGGAGGGGTGGGGGCCTGGTTGTCGCCCAGGCAGCACCCAAGGTCCACCACTAATAAAATCAGCCCTTTGGCAAGAACAGCTCAGTTCCTTCCCGCTGGCGGCACGGCCGCCTGtggtggggacggggacggggacagggacggggacacgACGCGGTGAGTGCAAGGACAAGCGATGCCCGGGGTGGGGGAGCTGACGGGGCCGTTGGGAGATGGGTTCGGGGGGGGACATGAGCCTGGGGGGTCTCCGATGGCTTCGCCTCAGCCTTTTGGCCTGGAGGGCATGTGGGCCAGGGGTATATGGCGGAGACCAGGTTATCTGGGCGAATCCCGGTGGTGGGAGAGGTGACAGCACACAGGAGAGCACTTGCTAAAGCCGGCTAAGAGGTGCCACCGTTGCTTGTTTtaagccagagccctgccgcccttctgccctccctgcctggccgGGGCCAGGTTGTGGGGCCGGGCCGCGTGCCCCGAGGCAGGACACCAAGTCGCAGACGGCCAAAGTGCAACTTGCTGTCTCCCGTGACGGCAGAGCCACGTGGCCCAGCGTCCGCTCCCGCTCACTCCTTCCACGGGAGAAGACCAGTCCCGAGCGCTGGTGATGGGCAGCAAGAGGGAGGCGGCCCTGGCTCTCGGGGAAGGGGGCTGTCGGTGGCCCCGGCCCCGGAGccctttctcctccctgcacCCGGGTGAGGGTGTGCATCCCAGCCCtgggatgggaagggaagggaagggagagaaatagggtggggaggaagaggaaggaggtgaAAGGTAATCAGGACAGTGGGGCAGGACTCCTGTCCTACATGTTTGCTCTGGCCAAATCTAGCGGAGATGCTGGCCCCCTTCTTCCTCTTTGGCTCATCAGATTAACACTCCTTGAAGGGCACTTCCCGCTGAGCCGGTCAAAGTTATGAAGTGCCAGCTCTGGGATGTCTTTTTCTCCATGTCAAGCTGCCCCTGGGTTCCCAGACGTGATTTTAGTCCCGGGGGAGACCTTCTGCGCCACCAAGAGCTTTCTGAGTTGTCGTTCTCCCTCCGCCCGGGTACCAAGCCGTGCGATCCCACCGGGGTAACCGAGGCCGCTCGCTCTCTCCCCAGGGTCCTCGTTCCGTGGCAGCCCCGGAGCCGCCCATCTGCGTCCACCCTGCcgcgctgcagccccagcccgaAGGGTCTTGGTGCTGGTTTCCAGCCGTCCAGGATAGTCCCATGGGAACGCTCCATAGCCGGGTACTCTGAACGCAGGGGATCGGCTTCAGCAGGTGCTGACAGACAGGGACGATGGCTGAGACCCTTTCCTGGGTGAAGCCCAAGCTCATGGGGGTGAGCGCAGCCCTTCTGCCCTACCGGGGAGCTGTCGTAGCGTGGGGCCGCGCTGGgctccccacagcccctctcCAAGGTGGCGGGACTGCAATAGACCCTCATGCCTCCTTACGTCCCGGCAGGCCCTCCAGATCCTCATCGGTGTGGCTTGTCTCAGTTTCGGCGGGGTGGCCTCCATTATCACCGAGCCCTTCTTGACCTACTGGACTTTGACCGTGTCCACTGGCTATCCGTTCTGGGGTGGCCTCATGGTGCGTACAGGTGACGGGGCATCTTCTGAACCATGGGGTGGGCCACAAGGTACCAGCATGGGACTCGCAGCCAGGGAGGGGGGCTGAGGATGCCACATCTCTGATGCTTTCCCCTTGTGGCTGGGGAAAACTTCTACCCTCCCTGCAGGGAAAGGAAAGCTAAATCCTCCAAACCTGGAGGCTCTCTGGGCAGTTGCTAGCCCCAAAGCGATCCCTTGTTATTCCCACCTCTGCACATCTAGCCCACATGCCGGGCAGAGAAGATGAGCCACAGGGTCATGCCGAGCGCTGGACACgagtgctgcagcccctgccatgGCCCAGCTTGGGGGACGGGTTGTGTCCTGTGCCGTTTCCCATTGCGAGGAGACGGTGGTAGCTGTGCCAAGGCAAGCCTTCATTCACGTGAAGAtccctgctttctctttccaAGGCAGTTTGTCGCTTCAGGATCCCTCTCGGTGGCTGCGGAGTATGTTCACAAGCCCATCCTGGTGAGCATGTCCCCTTCCAGCGCTTCCCCATCCAtccctccacactgccttgctCTTCCCAGCACCTAGGCATAAGAAGAGCTCCGCAAAGCCCGCTTTCGAGCGCAGGCAGGACTTGGGTCCCTGGACTTGGGTTTGGACGCTGAACACAAGACGGAGCTGAGGCCAGATGCTGGGGACGGATGCAAAGGTCGGGCACAGTCTTGTGCTGTCGGTAAGCCGGGCCTGTGCACCTCTCTTGCAGGTGAAGGGCAGCGTGGGAATGAACATAGTTAGCGCCATGTTTGCAGCAACTGGGATCACCCTCTTAATAGTAGAGCTGGTTGGAAACAAGGTGTACGGATACTCGACATCATTGGATCTCTTGGTAAGTGGCTCCACGAGCGGTCTCTGTCCGGTGCAGCCAGCCACAAGGGTGGGTTTCCTTCCCCTGCCCAGTTTGCGTTCCCCATTCGGAGCTAGAAGTGGCCACCAAGCCAACGCAGCAGAAGCTTTTTGCAGTTGCCGGGGTTATGCACCAGCAAAGAGCCAGGCTGCCATCTCATGGGCCATCCGCTCAAGTCCCCTGCGTGAACTGTGATGGCTGCCAGCCCCGGCTTGACTCATTAACTGGGGTTGCCATTATAAATAAATGGCATTTATAACTTTATAAACTCCTTATTACTACGAGTTTTTGCTGGCTTTGTTTTCTGACAGTTCAGTGAGTTGAACTGACTCGAGAAAGCTTGCTGTGACTGACATGAGTGAGGAGGCTGGAGAAAGCTGGGCTGGTCAAAAATCACTGGGCTCTgctgggaaggaaggaagcaatggtTTTCATCCATATCTTCCTTTAGCCCTGGGAAAATGGCTGGTGAAAGGCACTCGCATTTTTTCAAGTCACCAGTTGGATGTTAGCCCACGATGTGATTTCCATTCACGCTTATAGAGAGCTGTAGCAGCACCCTGACAAAAGAGCTCTCAGGGCTGGGTCTGGGGAGCGTACGACCACATGTGGGGTGGGCACTGACGAGGCAGCGGTTCCCACCCGGGTGAAGAGCTGTTACGCTGCTCCGGCAGCACTGACTGGGGCCTCAAATGAGCTGCTGGGGCCAAAGGTGGGTTCCTGGCCATATGCATGGGGCTGCCACACGCGTGTCACGATGCTCTGCGGGGCCGTGTCGTCTGCAGAAAGCTGACAACGGGATTGCGGGCATGATGCTCTTCATCAGTCTCCTGGAGTTCTCCATCGCCATCCTGCTCTCCCACCACAAGTCCCATGCTACCCACCACCTGCCCCAACCTGTGAGTAACCCTGGCTGGATCCACACGCATGAAGGGTGCTGGGGACAGGCACAAGCCCGGGTCACAGCAGGGTGGGACTTGGTGTGAGCTTGGGCTGCGTCAGTGGAGGTATCTGCAATGTTCCTGCCGTGCTGGCAGAAGTGCCTGTGGGGTCCCCAGGGCACTGTGCAGCCCCAGGATATCTCCAAGCCCCGTGGTGCTGATCAAGGTGACGAGCAAGGCGAGGACGGGAAAGTGCCAAGGGCTGGGGATCAGGTGGGGCTAACAGTTCTGCTTTGCAGGCCCTGCCTTTCGCGTCCCACGCCGTAAGCAGCAACCCTGCAGGTCTGCCCATAATCTCGTCGGCTCCCCCAGCCTACTGCAATGATGGCTACGCTCCTTAACGAGGGCCCAGCACAGCGTCACAGGAGCCTGGCCTGGGTAGCAGCAGACCCCATCCGTGCCGGCGTGAGTGGGCTCTTCCCTTTCTGTGGATGCTGTCCGGAGCTTGCACGGAGCCGGGGAGATCCTGCTTTCGTCCCATGGACTCCTTGCCACAGCCTGACTCTGTGCATGGAGTCAAACCGCAGAGTTAAACTGGAGGAATGTCCAGCTCTGGCAAGACCCCACCTCGGTTGCTTCCCCTCATGGCGCCCACAATAAACTGGAGGTGGATGGATGCCGGTCTGCCCCGTGAATGGGCTCTGTGCTTGGGGAGAGAGTCAGCGCGGGAGGGGGACCTGCCACCAGGCAAGCCCTGTTGCCTCAGCCTTTTCCCCATCCTTGCTATCCCAGAGACGCATACAAAATGCTTGGGGTGAAAATGAATGGGAACAGGCACAGGGGGGCTTGGAGGGGCATCCTGTGTGTTCGGCACCGCTGTCCACGCAAAGCCTTGCCTCACTGGCCTCCCACCCCTCAGCCTTGGTCCTCCAGCTGGAGCTGAGCAGCACTCTGTCCAAACAAACTGGATAAAAGGGTGACATACAGACAGAAGAGAGACCTCGGGTTGGGAAGAAGATGAGCGGGAGGAGAGGGCGCTGAGGCTTTGgtacaagctgggggggggggacagcgatGTCTTCCGGCTCTCTGTTCAGTGCGCCGTAGCTGGGTCGCCCACAGGATCAGGAGATTGAAGGCTCAGGGACATCCTGGTAGATCCTACAGATCCTGCTCTTTTATTGGTTTAAGGTTGGCCAAATGGGCTTGTCTCTCGTTGCCTGTGTCCAGCAGGCAGAGCTAATTTCCCAAGCATGTCTTTCAGCCCACCATTTTTCAGCCTTCTACCCCTTGGTAGTCCCTGGTACATGCCGGGAGCCCTGTCCATCTCTCCACCGGTGAGAAGTTTCCTTCTCACTCAGCTGTGGCTGCTGTGTGAGGCTTACACACGAGGTGTTGGAGGTCTCCTGACAGTGACACTGCTCCTGCTGTTTTCTCCCTGCCTTTGCCTCATTGGGATAGGACAGAGACCTTGCAGAAGACCACAAAGGCTGAAGGtcaaaggggaagaaagaggaggcagaaaggaaaataaggaGGTATCAAAAAAACCCATGTCTGGCAAGAAGATGACAAGAAGCAAATAGCTTGCCATCTTCATTCCCAGCCATCTTCATTCTCTTCCCATCTTCACCCCCCTCCCTAATTCCTTAGCTAAAAGCATCCTTGCCCTGCAGAAACCATGTGATATTTCGCTGAAGCCTTGGAGACTCAGGACAGGTTTTCTACAGCATCAGAAGTTTTGCTGGAAGTAACAGATCAAAGGCTAGAATATAGCAGGAAGATGATGATGGATGCATTTGGAATAGGCTTTAGGAATG
This is a stretch of genomic DNA from Apteryx mantelli isolate bAptMan1 chromosome 4, bAptMan1.hap1, whole genome shotgun sequence. It encodes these proteins:
- the LOC106495001 gene encoding membrane-spanning 4-domains subfamily A member 12-like is translated as MGWATRQFVASGSLSVAAEYVHKPILVKGSVGMNIVSAMFAATGITLLIVELVGNKVYGYSTSLDLLKADNGIAGMMLFISLLEFSIAILLSHHKSHATHHLPQPALPFASHAVSSNPAGLPIISSAPPAYCNDGYAP
- the LOC136991877 gene encoding membrane-spanning 4-domains subfamily A member 15-like, with the protein product MFPREQIPVPAPASRPTIDLPARDAAAGPGTVPREPLAALPPYAAGQPAPVGQGAVPRGGRCSPAPRASPKAELGVLGGLQVLLGLLHLGSGGILVSFVSKPVEMLTMESWYLFWGGILFISSGSCSVAAEKNKGVCVAKGCAALNVASVLAAVAGVVLLLWDLSLCDKLRYGPALQQELRLARGLLGILLMFTLLETCITLICTYFGWQTQLVTSAQAADFTPNFVPPPVAVLPPPPAYDEICVNTNRQAT